A single Herpetosiphonaceae bacterium DNA region contains:
- a CDS encoding mersacidin/lichenicidin family type 2 lantibiotic, whose protein sequence is MIDVEAIIRAWKNEHYRQELSDADRALIPSNPAGRSEIADEELSSVSDSPPSYYPSCNPCTYNCD, encoded by the coding sequence ATGATCGACGTGGAGGCGATTATCCGAGCTTGGAAAAATGAACATTATCGGCAAGAACTGAGCGACGCCGATCGGGCGCTGATTCCGTCGAATCCTGCGGGCAGATCCGAGATCGCGGACGAGGAGCTGTCGAGCGTGTCGGACTCGCCGCCGTCGTACTATCCATCGTGCAATCCCTGCACCTACAACTGCGATTAG